One region of Ardenticatena maritima genomic DNA includes:
- a CDS encoding MIP/aquaporin family protein, which yields MNVYLAELIGTMILIILGDGVVANVVLNKSKGQNSGWIVITTGWGLAVAVAVYAVGWISGAHINPAVTVGLAAIGQFDWGMVPGYIIAQIVGAFLGAVIVWLAYLPHWEATEDPGAKLAVFSTGPAIRNTAANFITEVIGTAVLVGGVLWIGNANNGIGNGLGPLLVGFLVWSIGLSLGGPTGYAINPARDLGPRIAHQLLPIPGKGDSDWAYGWIPVVAPIVGGVIGALFYNIFWP from the coding sequence ATGAACGTCTATTTGGCCGAACTGATCGGCACCATGATTCTCATCATCCTCGGTGACGGCGTCGTGGCGAACGTGGTGCTCAACAAATCCAAAGGGCAAAATTCAGGCTGGATTGTCATTACCACAGGCTGGGGTTTGGCGGTCGCCGTCGCCGTCTATGCTGTGGGGTGGATTAGTGGTGCGCACATCAACCCCGCTGTGACGGTGGGGCTGGCCGCCATCGGGCAGTTTGATTGGGGCATGGTGCCCGGCTACATCATCGCGCAGATTGTGGGCGCGTTCCTCGGCGCGGTCATCGTCTGGCTGGCGTATTTGCCCCACTGGGAAGCGACCGAAGACCCCGGCGCGAAACTGGCTGTCTTCTCAACCGGTCCCGCCATCCGCAACACAGCCGCGAACTTCATCACAGAAGTCATCGGCACGGCGGTGCTGGTGGGCGGCGTGCTCTGGATTGGCAACGCCAACAACGGCATCGGCAACGGGCTCGGTCCGCTGTTGGTCGGTTTCCTCGTGTGGAGCATCGGTCTCTCGCTTGGTGGTCCCACCGGCTACGCCATCAACCCCGCCCGCGACCTTGGCCCACGCATTGCCCACCAACTGCTCCCCATTCCAGGCAAAGGCGATTCGGATTGGGCGTATGGCTGGATTCCGGTCGTCGCGCCCATTGTTGGCGGGGTGATTGGTGCGCTGTTCTACAACATTTTCTGGCCGTAA
- the dhaL gene encoding dihydroxyacetone kinase subunit DhaL has protein sequence MTLTKTDVLAWLKRVAEVIAENKEYLTQLDAAIGDADHGINMDRGFQRVMSQLPTVEDKDIGTILKTTGMALLSSVGGAGGPLYGTFFMRMGMAVAGKEELSPEEVLTMLKAGLDGVVQRGKAEVGDKTMVDTLTPAIRTLEDALAAGHQFDDALDRMVAAAEEGMKATIPLVARKGRASYLGQRSAGHQDPGATSSYLILATLRDTFKSRE, from the coding sequence ATGACGTTGACCAAAACCGACGTACTCGCCTGGCTGAAACGTGTCGCCGAGGTCATTGCCGAAAACAAGGAGTACCTGACCCAACTCGACGCCGCCATTGGCGACGCCGACCACGGCATCAACATGGATCGCGGCTTCCAGCGGGTTATGAGCCAACTCCCCACGGTGGAAGACAAAGACATCGGCACCATCCTGAAAACCACCGGCATGGCGCTCCTCTCCAGCGTTGGGGGGGCTGGGGGACCACTCTACGGCACGTTCTTCATGCGCATGGGCATGGCTGTTGCCGGCAAAGAAGAACTTTCACCCGAAGAAGTCCTGACCATGCTCAAAGCCGGCCTGGATGGCGTTGTGCAACGCGGCAAAGCCGAAGTGGGCGACAAAACCATGGTTGACACGCTGACGCCCGCCATCCGCACGCTGGAAGACGCCCTCGCCGCCGGACACCAATTCGACGACGCGCTCGACCGCATGGTCGCCGCCGCCGAAGAAGGCATGAAAGCCACCATTCCGCTGGTGGCACGCAAAGGGCGCGCCAGCTATCTCGGTCAACGGAGCGCCGGGCATCAAGACCCTGGGGCAACATCGTCCTATCTCATCCTGGCGACGCTGCGCGACACGTTCAAATCACGCGAGTAA
- the dhaK gene encoding dihydroxyacetone kinase subunit DhaK, with amino-acid sequence MKKLINKVENVVRESLEGMALAHSDLIRVHFDPTFVYRADAPVANKVAVISGGGSGHEPMHGGFVGVGMLDAACPGEVFTSPTPDQMLEAARTVNSGAGVLYIVKNYTGDVMNFEMAAELAASEGIPVQNILIDDDVAVKDSLYTAGRRGVGTTVLAEKIVGAAAEEGRDLKALADLCRRVNINGRSMGMALTSCTVPAKGSPTFELGDDEMEIGIGIHGEPGRERMKLKSADEITEMLALAIIEDDAYTRTVREFDLDKGTWVDVELTDPPFQPGDNVLAFVNSMGGTPVSELYIVYRKLHEICEKKGLRIVRNLVGAYITSLEMQGVSITLLRMDDEMIRLWDAPVNTPALRWGPGSTAALSKPLA; translated from the coding sequence ATGAAAAAACTCATCAACAAGGTCGAAAATGTGGTGCGTGAAAGCCTTGAAGGCATGGCGCTGGCGCACAGCGACCTGATTCGCGTCCACTTCGACCCCACCTTTGTGTATCGCGCGGACGCCCCCGTCGCCAACAAAGTCGCCGTCATCTCCGGCGGTGGGAGTGGGCACGAACCCATGCATGGCGGTTTCGTGGGCGTCGGCATGCTCGACGCGGCATGCCCCGGCGAAGTCTTCACATCCCCCACCCCCGACCAAATGCTGGAAGCCGCCCGCACGGTCAACAGCGGCGCAGGGGTGCTCTACATCGTCAAAAACTACACGGGCGACGTGATGAACTTTGAAATGGCGGCGGAGTTGGCCGCATCCGAGGGCATCCCTGTGCAAAATATCCTCATTGACGACGACGTTGCCGTGAAAGACAGCCTCTACACCGCCGGGCGGCGTGGTGTCGGCACAACGGTGCTTGCCGAAAAAATTGTGGGCGCCGCCGCAGAAGAAGGGCGCGACCTGAAAGCCCTCGCCGACCTCTGTCGGCGCGTCAACATCAATGGGCGCAGTATGGGCATGGCGCTCACATCCTGCACCGTGCCTGCCAAAGGCTCGCCCACGTTTGAACTGGGCGACGACGAAATGGAAATCGGTATCGGCATTCACGGCGAACCGGGGCGCGAGCGCATGAAGCTGAAAAGCGCCGATGAAATCACCGAAATGCTGGCGCTCGCCATCATCGAAGACGACGCCTACACCCGCACCGTCCGCGAATTCGACCTGGACAAGGGGACGTGGGTTGACGTCGAACTCACTGACCCGCCCTTCCAGCCGGGCGACAATGTGCTGGCGTTTGTCAACAGCATGGGCGGCACCCCTGTTTCTGAACTCTACATCGTGTACCGCAAGTTGCACGAAATCTGCGAGAAGAAGGGGCTGCGCATCGTCCGCAACCTTGTCGGCGCTTACATCACCTCGCTCGAAATGCAAGGCGTCTCCATCACGCTCTTGCGTATGGACGATGAGATGATTCGCCTGTGGGACGCCCCCGTCAACACCCCCGCCCTGCGCTGGGGTCCCGGAAGCACCGCCGCCCTGAGCAAACCGCTGGCGTAG
- the dhaR gene encoding dihydroxyacetone kinase operon transcriptional regulator DhaR → MPPHLSRLKTCWQHFITTGTLDEAEIAALSHPIYRSWQRCALRLSPTRPPRLPQARTDVLEQVRLALFEMLATARPCLEDVLQFSEGSGFVLVLTDGTGCVLDVLGEPDAVRAMSTYHLRPGAYWSEGAAGTNAIALALLDAMPIEVVGPAHYLQAFHTLTSAAAPIHDVRGHIIGTVAMVGPVDRYNAHTLATVMATTKAIHNQLHTDYYLATANRHLTELQSVFRAISDGVISWNPDGRIMHINERAGDLLGIAPEQARGRFLHDVVQLPPLVQQAQQEERTLLDAEVTLWVGRRSFDVMLCFHPIRHGAHCLGYLATIRPAQRVRNMVQRIVSMPTTLTLDDIPAHAPASRRLVRLARQAARGRAPVLLYGESGVGKSPLAAAIHNSSPRADHPFITVHCRAIPHELMIAEFLGIDQSADQSRPSKFELADGGTLHLTDIEYLSLEMQSALLHVIDSGMVMRLAGTRAIPVDVRIIATTTADLDALVGAGHFHADLLYRFNAFRIFVPPLRERTEDLETLIERTAARIGRQAQRRVHITPEAMELLRRYTWHGNIRELESVMERIILTNDRSVIRPEDLPSNIRFATARTSANAASPALPVRSLDDLEREAIERAGWACRGNVSRMAAQLGISRTTLWRRLKQYGIDPNRFRAPSRS, encoded by the coding sequence ATGCCCCCTCACCTCAGTCGCTTGAAAACATGTTGGCAACACTTTATCACCACCGGTACACTTGACGAAGCAGAGATTGCCGCGCTTTCGCACCCCATTTACCGCTCGTGGCAACGGTGCGCCCTGCGCCTCTCCCCCACGCGCCCGCCCCGCTTGCCGCAGGCGCGTACCGACGTGTTGGAACAGGTGCGGCTCGCGCTGTTTGAGATGCTGGCAACCGCCCGCCCCTGTCTGGAAGATGTGCTCCAATTCAGTGAAGGTTCGGGCTTTGTGCTGGTGTTGACCGACGGCACCGGTTGCGTGCTGGATGTCCTGGGCGAACCCGATGCGGTACGCGCCATGTCCACCTACCATCTCCGCCCCGGCGCGTATTGGAGCGAAGGCGCGGCGGGGACGAACGCCATCGCGCTGGCACTGCTCGATGCAATGCCCATCGAAGTGGTTGGACCGGCGCACTATCTGCAAGCCTTCCACACGCTGACAAGCGCCGCCGCGCCGATTCACGATGTGCGCGGGCATATCATCGGCACGGTTGCCATGGTGGGACCAGTAGACCGCTACAACGCTCATACGCTTGCCACCGTCATGGCAACCACCAAAGCCATCCACAACCAACTCCATACCGACTACTACCTGGCCACCGCGAACCGCCACCTGACGGAGTTGCAAAGCGTCTTCCGCGCCATTTCGGATGGTGTGATTTCGTGGAATCCCGATGGGCGCATCATGCACATCAACGAACGCGCCGGCGACCTTTTAGGCATTGCACCAGAACAAGCACGCGGGCGTTTTCTGCATGACGTGGTGCAACTCCCCCCGCTGGTGCAACAGGCGCAGCAGGAAGAACGCACCCTGCTGGACGCCGAAGTGACGCTTTGGGTTGGGCGTCGCAGTTTCGACGTCATGCTCTGCTTCCACCCCATTCGCCACGGGGCGCACTGCCTTGGCTATCTGGCAACCATTCGCCCCGCCCAGCGTGTACGCAACATGGTGCAACGCATCGTCAGCATGCCCACGACGCTCACCCTCGACGATATTCCCGCCCATGCGCCCGCCTCGCGCCGCCTGGTGCGCCTGGCACGCCAAGCCGCCCGCGGGCGCGCCCCCGTTCTGCTCTACGGGGAAAGCGGTGTCGGCAAAAGCCCACTCGCCGCCGCCATTCACAACAGCAGCCCGCGCGCCGATCACCCCTTCATCACAGTGCATTGCCGCGCCATCCCACACGAGTTGATGATTGCCGAATTTCTGGGCATTGACCAAAGCGCCGACCAGAGCCGCCCCAGCAAGTTTGAACTGGCGGACGGCGGCACGCTCCACCTGACGGATATCGAATACCTCTCGCTGGAAATGCAAAGCGCGCTCCTGCATGTCATTGACAGCGGCATGGTCATGCGGCTGGCGGGAACGCGCGCCATCCCTGTGGACGTGCGCATCATCGCCACCACCACCGCCGACCTCGACGCACTGGTCGGCGCAGGGCACTTTCACGCCGACTTGCTCTATCGCTTCAACGCATTCCGCATCTTTGTGCCCCCCCTGCGCGAACGCACAGAAGACCTGGAAACGCTCATCGAACGCACCGCCGCCCGTATCGGCCGCCAAGCCCAACGGCGTGTGCACATTACCCCCGAAGCGATGGAACTGCTTCGCCGCTACACGTGGCACGGCAACATCCGCGAACTCGAATCGGTCATGGAGCGCATCATCCTGACGAACGACCGCTCGGTCATACGCCCCGAAGACCTGCCGTCGAATATTCGCTTTGCCACGGCGCGGACATCGGCAAATGCCGCTTCCCCCGCTTTGCCGGTGCGCTCTCTCGACGACCTGGAACGTGAAGCCATTGAACGCGCCGGCTGGGCATGTCGCGGCAATGTCTCACGCATGGCGGCGCAACTCGGTATCAGCCGCACTACACTCTGGCGGCGCTTGAAACAGTACGGCATTGACCCCAACCGCTTCCGCGCACCTTCACGCTCATAA